A stretch of Methanocalculus natronophilus DNA encodes these proteins:
- the ppk1 gene encoding polyphosphate kinase 1, whose protein sequence is MASEEPVDINKPGYYINRELSWLSFNRRVLAEAHDSTHPLLERIKFLAICGSNLDEFFMVRVSGLRHQLKDGVPKPPPDGMLPAELLWKLQLEVAELYSLYDETWQGSLLPALHDAGITILRYSDLSTEEKEAMTNYFQTTIYPILTPIAIDAARPFPFISNLSLNLAVLLKTTDGRRYLARVKVPSLTFGRFIPVPPGGKGRYRFLLLEDLVAENLALLFPGMIVEGSYRFRLTRDAEIKVVLDEASDLLSAVEGCLECRRTGMPVRLEVDPGMPSRLILLLSERLGLLEHDVFGTSGFIAHADLWQLHDLHRPDLLDTPFVPHIPQAPDIDANIFATARGQDILFYHPYDSFSPLVRLFRQAAEDPDVLAVKITLYRIDRNSPIVDALMKARQNGKQVTVVLELKAKFDEQNNITWARALEQEGVHVVYGHERLKIHAKVAMIVRKERDGICRYIHLSSGNYNTKTARIYGDIGYLTADPEIAADVTELFNYLTGYADGETFRKLLVAPITLRDGILMRIEREIECQKKNQSGYISLKLNGLLDPDIIGALYRASGAGVRIDLNVRGLCALRPGVPDISETITVTSIVGRFLEHARIYHFHNGGDDEVLLGSSDMMQRNLRRRVEVLFPVRDPAIRRALIRILKIHLRDNVKAWHLRSDGVYEKIQPGEGEEPCNSQEWLIAHRGAWHGW, encoded by the coding sequence ATGGCGTCTGAAGAACCAGTAGATATCAATAAACCAGGCTACTACATCAACCGGGAGCTCTCCTGGCTCTCCTTCAACCGGCGGGTGCTTGCAGAGGCACATGATAGCACCCACCCGCTCCTTGAACGGATAAAGTTCCTTGCGATCTGCGGGAGCAACCTGGATGAGTTCTTCATGGTCCGGGTATCCGGGCTCAGGCACCAGCTGAAGGACGGTGTCCCAAAGCCGCCGCCGGATGGGATGCTGCCTGCAGAACTCCTCTGGAAGCTTCAGCTTGAGGTCGCTGAACTCTACAGCCTCTATGATGAGACCTGGCAGGGGTCGCTTCTTCCGGCACTCCACGATGCCGGGATTACAATTCTCAGATACAGTGATCTTTCAACTGAAGAGAAAGAGGCGATGACGAACTACTTCCAGACGACCATATACCCGATCTTAACACCGATAGCAATCGATGCGGCCCGGCCGTTCCCCTTCATCTCCAACCTCTCGCTGAACCTTGCAGTTCTTCTGAAGACGACAGATGGCAGACGATACCTTGCACGGGTGAAGGTGCCCTCTCTCACCTTTGGCCGGTTTATACCGGTTCCACCCGGCGGCAAAGGCCGATACCGGTTTCTGCTCCTTGAAGACCTTGTTGCAGAAAACCTGGCGCTCCTCTTTCCTGGTATGATCGTCGAGGGATCCTACAGGTTCAGGCTCACCAGGGATGCTGAGATCAAGGTGGTGCTCGATGAGGCGTCTGATCTCCTCTCGGCAGTCGAGGGATGTCTTGAGTGCAGGCGTACCGGCATGCCGGTACGGCTGGAAGTGGATCCAGGGATGCCTTCCCGCCTGATCCTCCTCCTCTCTGAGAGGCTGGGTCTTTTAGAACATGATGTCTTTGGGACATCGGGGTTCATTGCACATGCGGATCTCTGGCAGCTGCATGATCTCCACCGCCCGGATCTCCTTGATACGCCGTTTGTTCCCCATATTCCACAAGCTCCTGATATCGACGCAAATATCTTTGCAACAGCGAGGGGGCAGGACATACTCTTCTACCATCCCTATGACAGCTTCAGTCCGCTGGTGCGGCTCTTCAGGCAGGCGGCAGAGGACCCTGATGTTCTTGCAGTCAAGATCACGCTCTACCGGATCGACCGCAACTCTCCCATTGTTGATGCACTGATGAAGGCACGGCAGAATGGCAAACAGGTGACGGTGGTCCTTGAGTTAAAAGCCAAATTCGATGAACAGAACAATATCACCTGGGCACGGGCACTTGAACAGGAAGGCGTCCATGTTGTGTATGGCCATGAACGCCTGAAGATTCATGCGAAGGTTGCGATGATCGTCAGAAAAGAACGTGACGGCATCTGCCGCTACATCCACCTGAGTTCAGGTAACTATAACACAAAAACTGCCCGGATATATGGCGATATCGGGTATCTGACAGCAGATCCGGAGATTGCAGCCGATGTGACCGAACTCTTCAATTATTTAACCGGGTATGCTGACGGGGAAACATTTCGAAAACTTCTTGTTGCGCCGATAACGCTCAGAGATGGTATCCTGATGAGGATCGAGCGGGAGATCGAATGCCAGAAGAAGAACCAGTCCGGCTACATCTCGCTCAAGTTAAACGGACTCCTCGATCCGGATATCATCGGGGCACTCTATCGTGCATCCGGAGCGGGTGTCAGGATAGATCTCAATGTCCGGGGTCTCTGTGCACTCAGGCCCGGTGTCCCCGATATATCTGAGACGATCACCGTCACCTCCATCGTGGGGCGGTTTCTTGAACATGCACGGATTTATCACTTTCATAATGGTGGTGATGACGAGGTCCTACTCGGCTCGTCCGACATGATGCAGCGGAACCTCAGGCGGAGAGTCGAAGTCCTATTTCCGGTGCGTGATCCGGCCATCAGGCGGGCTCTCATCAGGATACTGAAGATTCATCTCAGGGACAACGTCAAGGCATGGCACCTCAGATCCGATGGCGTCTATGAGAAGATCCAGCCGGGTGAGGGTGAAGAACCATGCAACTCACAGGAGTGGCTGATTGCCCACCGGGGTGCCTGGCATGGGTGGTAA